One region of Uranotaenia lowii strain MFRU-FL unplaced genomic scaffold, ASM2978415v1 HiC_scaffold_271, whole genome shotgun sequence genomic DNA includes:
- the LOC129759786 gene encoding uncharacterized protein LOC129759786: protein MCLINSLPVNRKDPSFDARDILKVSQERNFPWLELPDDRIDTTGGLRGNTVLYELPQNTSCFLALLYPPKEPGQAPEAKFQKLRFHDVKDSTQPFKVHYSMGGNLG from the exons ATGTGTTTGATAAATTCTTTGCCCGTGAATCGGAAGGATCCATCGTTTGATGCTCGGGATATTTTGAAGGTTTCGCAGGAAAGAAATTTCCCCTGGTTGGAGCTACCCGATGATCGTATTGACACAACCGGGGGTTTACGAGGCAATACTGTTCTATATGAGCTGCCCCAAAACACCAGTTGCTTTC TGGCTCTACTGTATCCGCCCAAAGAACCTGGGCAAGCTCCGGAAGCCAAGTTCCAAAAGTTACGTTTTCATGACGTTAAG GATTCGACGCAGCCGTTTAAAGTACATTATTCCATGGGTGGAAATCTCGGGTAA
- the LOC129759783 gene encoding DNA polymerase epsilon subunit 2, with protein MGDVALLKKQIVSRFNISGFQIRSEASVFLAQQIAPLAESDRKKWLHNIANHVQGQNLNLPVVEKRHIELAIKEANNTGLEDNESVFSVISAFDVPKFRYCEDKKKFLPETGKKGLLPGPDAKSEYIRDRYQMLWQKTSRHEMFNTSKIVLNNNVKRLTLRKIETLLSTSKMNEVVILGLLTQLTEGKFYLEDPTGVVPIDLSQTVFSSGLFCEGCFVLACGKYRDGTLKIEEMGFPVTELASSSRAFFGTVNTWGGRSKSLLKYSKNLAELEAKNSEDSIVFLADCWLDNPIVLDKLRSLFSGYDEFPPVAIVLMGPFSKMNDNIYSLRGRFQALGEILASCERLKMETDLVLVPSCDDPTAANILPRPPLPEFLVADLKKRYPRTVLTTNPCRIQYCTQQIVVCRMDLVTKLCRNTIHFPKSGQLEDHFARTLISQGTLAPLHPIAMPIHWNYDSALSLYPLPDLIVVGDPCQGFQTTEQECTVMNTGSFPKSKFAFKVYIPSSRTVEDSQIPDE; from the exons ATGGGTGATGTTGCTCTGCTGAAAAAGCAAATTGTTTCACGATTTAATATCAGTGGGTTTCAAATTCgaag TGAGGCCAGCGTATTCCTGGCGCAGCAGATCGCTCCCCTAGCCGAGAGCGATCGCAAGAAATGGCTGCACAACATTGCCAACCACGTGCAGGGACAGAATCTGAACCTGCCGGTCGTGGAGAAACGCCACATCGAGCTGGCCATCAAGGAGGCCAACAATACCGGCCTGGAGGACAACGAAAGCGTTTTTAGCGTCATCAGCGCGTTCGATGTGCCCAAGTTTCGGTACTGCGAGGATAAGAAAAAGTTTCTTCCGGAGACAGGGAAGAAGGGATTGCTGCCTGGGCCCGATGCCAAAAGCGAGTACATTCGCGATCGCTATCAGATGCTGTGGCAGAAAACGTCCCGCCACGAGATGTTTAACACTAGCAAAATTGTCCTAAACAACAATGTTAAACGATTGACACTGAGGAAGATCGAAACTTTGCTGTCGACTTCCAAAATGAATGAG gtTGTTATCCTGGGGTTGCTGACACAACTAACGGAGGGCAAATTCTATTTGGAGGATCCAACCGGTGTGGTTCCGATTGATTTGAGCCAAACCGTCTTTTCATCGGGACTATTCTGTGAAGGATGCTTTGTTCTTGCCTGTGGAAAATATCGCGATGGTACGTTGAAGATCGAAGAAATGGGTTTCCCGGTGACTGAGCTGGCCTCTAGCAGTCGGGCTTTTTTCGGTACCGTCAATACCTGGGGTGGCAGATCCAAGAGCTTActcaaatattcgaaaaatttagCGGAACTGGAAGCCAAAAATTCCGAAGATAGTATCGTATTCTTAGCTGACTGTTGGTTGGACAATCCGATAGTATTGGATAAACTCCGTTCACTGTTCAGTGGCTATGATGAATTCCCACCTGTAGCCATCGTTCTCATGGGACCATTCTCAAAGATGAACGACAATATATACTCGTTGAGGGGACGCTTCCAAGCCCTTGGAGAAATTCTAGCCAGCTGCGAAcgattgaaaatggaaactgaCCTGGTGTTGGTACCATCTTGTGATGATCCGACGGCAGCCAATATACTCCCGAGGCCACCGCTTCCGGAATTTCTGGTGGCCGATTTGAAAAAGCGCTATCCACGAACCGTTTTGACAACCAATCCATGTAGAATTCAATACTGCACCCAGCAAATTGTGGTTTGTCGAATGGACCTTGTCACCAAACTATGTCGCAATACCATCCATTTCCCCAAAAGCGGACAGCTGGAGGATCAC TTTGCACGCACCCTCATCAGTCAGGGAACACTGGCCCCGTTGCATCCGATAGCGATGCCCATTCACTGGAACTACGATAGCGCACTTTCGCTGTACCCATTGCCGGATCTGATCGTGGTTGGCGATCCTTGCCAGGGCTTCCAAACCACCGAACAAGAGTGCACCGTCATGAACACCGGATCGTTTCCCAAATCAAAGTTCGCTTTCAAGGTGTACATTCCATCTTCGCGTACCGTTGAGGATTCGCAGATTCCGGATGAATGA
- the LOC129759785 gene encoding ATP synthase-coupling factor 6, mitochondrial, which produces MLTNQIQQAARLLGAQARRNYGASAVLLSKATDPIQQLFVNKLKEYATKSKGAGGKMVDASANIERELKQELDKLAKVYGGEGGVDMTAFPSFKFEEPKLGPINSN; this is translated from the exons ATGCTGACCAACCAGATCCAGCAAGCCGCTCGGCTTTTGGGAGCTCAAGCTCGCCGCAACTACGGTGCATCTGCCGTCCTGCTGTCGAAGGCTACCGATCCGATTCAGCAACTGTTCGTCAACAAGTTGAAGGAATATGCCACCAAGAGCAAAGGAGC CGGTGGCAAAATGGTAGATGCATCTGCCAACATTGAACGCGAGCTGAAGCAGGAACTGGACAAACTGGCCAAGGTGTACGGAGGCGAAGGCGGCGTCGATATGACAGCCTTCCCAAGTTTCAAATTCGAGGAACCGAAGCTGGGTCCCATTAACTCCAATTAG